One Peribacillus simplex NBRC 15720 = DSM 1321 genomic region harbors:
- a CDS encoding response regulator, giving the protein MNILVIDDDASIQYMLSEICEFAGWNVDTANNGKEGLNVFAEKGADVVLVDYHMPEMDGIKTVGELRKLNADVPILVLTVDERQEIADRFLEAGATDFALKPVKAPDMISRIKLHARLAKLTQSAPQQKPSEEKDVFVTKGISKRTLCHVSDFLHSNREPFSVDTISKEVGLAYPTVYRYIMHLLDEGKVEIIVSYQKIGRPKNLYQWIVD; this is encoded by the coding sequence ATGAACATTTTAGTCATTGATGATGATGCATCAATTCAATATATGCTAAGTGAAATTTGTGAATTTGCCGGCTGGAATGTAGATACGGCTAACAACGGAAAAGAAGGGTTAAATGTGTTTGCAGAAAAAGGAGCAGATGTTGTTTTAGTTGATTATCATATGCCGGAAATGGACGGAATAAAAACAGTGGGTGAGCTTCGTAAACTTAATGCTGATGTTCCGATTCTTGTATTAACAGTCGATGAACGACAGGAAATTGCTGATCGCTTTCTTGAAGCAGGCGCAACAGATTTTGCATTAAAGCCTGTAAAAGCGCCTGATATGATTTCAAGAATTAAACTGCATGCTCGCCTTGCAAAATTAACTCAATCAGCTCCGCAGCAAAAACCCAGTGAAGAAAAGGATGTATTTGTAACAAAGGGAATTAGTAAGAGAACACTTTGTCACGTTAGTGATTTTCTACATTCTAATCGTGAACCTTTTTCTGTGGATACAATTTCTAAAGAAGTTGGTTTGGCTTATCCGACCGTCTATCGCTATATTATGCATTTACTTGATGAAGGAAAAGTGGAAATTATTGTAAGTTATCAAAAAATAGGAAGACCGAAAAATTTATATCAATGGATTGTTGACTAA
- a CDS encoding DUF1048 domain-containing protein, with product MKKFIELIIGDLESKKEYKAFMKKVNSLPKDYVFVFKKIQKYMWNFGYGFGEEIINLYELFEASAAEGKHVLDVTGEDVAAFADELMALSKLDGESASILGGQVDLKKEIESRVEEQIKIWTNKK from the coding sequence ATGAAGAAATTTATAGAGCTAATCATTGGCGATTTAGAAAGCAAGAAGGAATACAAAGCATTTATGAAAAAAGTAAATTCCCTACCGAAAGATTATGTCTTTGTGTTCAAAAAGATTCAAAAGTACATGTGGAATTTCGGATATGGATTTGGTGAAGAAATCATCAATTTGTATGAACTGTTTGAAGCCAGTGCAGCAGAAGGCAAGCATGTGCTAGATGTTACCGGTGAAGACGTGGCGGCATTTGCCGACGAATTGATGGCTCTCTCAAAACTAGATGGAGAATCGGCGAGTATATTAGGAGGGCAAGTAGATTTGAAAAAAGAAATTGAGAGTAGAGTTGAAGAGCAAATAAAAATATGGACGAATAAAAAATAA
- a CDS encoding IS110 family transposase, with translation MNFKMQDKQNQLIERISDTHLIVGVDIAQQLHVARAVNFRGIVVGEPLTFENNEEGFLKLLKWIHDLKRLKNLDAAIVGMEPTGHYWINLSKWLYNQNIEVVTVNPHLVKRNKENRDNTQSKSDKKDALVIADMVKNGYYSFIRPSSESFEKLRVLMSNRDVIVKRLVMSINQVNRWVDVVFPELRQVFKDVTCKGAIATLRLFPTPDEISSLETLDVMRGWKSLMKRQPGPKKAQLLINLAKSSIGTGQALDAYKFHLEQLLEEYDLAVKQLERVEQQVKEVLYKIPFAKKLLMIKGISEISLAGILGESGDLSGFSHGNSLLRHAGLHLAEASSGKWKGQIVISKRGRSRLRRFLYLATMSLVMNNPEFKAVHSHNVKVKKIKKMKSIMKLIGKLARIFVGIARRNESYCPNKVQVLIPLAA, from the coding sequence ATGAATTTTAAAATGCAAGACAAACAAAATCAACTAATAGAAAGAATTTCCGATACACACCTTATTGTTGGTGTGGATATCGCTCAACAACTACACGTTGCAAGAGCAGTTAACTTCCGTGGAATTGTAGTTGGAGAGCCTCTTACATTTGAAAATAATGAAGAGGGGTTCCTTAAACTATTAAAATGGATTCATGATTTAAAAAGATTAAAAAACTTAGATGCAGCAATAGTAGGTATGGAGCCTACAGGCCATTACTGGATTAACCTTTCAAAATGGTTATATAACCAAAACATTGAGGTTGTAACAGTCAATCCCCACTTAGTAAAAAGGAATAAAGAGAATCGTGATAATACCCAATCTAAGAGTGATAAAAAAGATGCGCTCGTTATCGCGGATATGGTCAAAAACGGCTACTATTCCTTTATTCGCCCATCATCAGAATCATTTGAGAAGCTTAGAGTTCTAATGTCTAATCGTGATGTGATTGTTAAACGTCTCGTGATGTCTATTAATCAAGTAAATCGATGGGTGGATGTGGTCTTTCCTGAACTCAGACAAGTGTTTAAAGATGTAACGTGCAAAGGGGCGATCGCAACCCTTCGTTTATTTCCTACACCGGATGAAATATCTTCACTAGAAACACTAGATGTCATGAGGGGTTGGAAGTCTTTAATGAAACGACAACCAGGACCCAAGAAGGCTCAATTACTAATCAATCTAGCAAAATCCTCTATTGGGACCGGACAAGCTCTTGATGCTTATAAATTCCATTTAGAACAATTATTAGAGGAATATGACCTCGCTGTCAAACAACTCGAAAGAGTTGAACAACAAGTTAAAGAAGTTCTCTACAAAATACCATTTGCAAAAAAACTACTTATGATTAAAGGAATAAGTGAAATTTCATTAGCCGGGATACTGGGTGAATCAGGAGATCTAAGTGGTTTCTCTCACGGAAACTCTCTATTGCGGCATGCGGGATTACATCTAGCTGAAGCAAGTTCAGGCAAATGGAAAGGTCAGATTGTCATTTCAAAGCGTGGAAGGTCAAGACTACGACGATTCCTCTACTTAGCAACTATGAGCCTTGTGATGAATAACCCTGAGTTTAAGGCCGTCCATTCCCATAATGTGAAGGTAAAGAAGATAAAGAAAATGAAATCAATCATGAAACTCATAGGTAAACTAGCAAGGATTTTTGTAGGAATAGCACGACGAAACGAGTCTTATTGTCCAAATAAAGTCCAAGTATTAATCCCATTAGCAGCATAG
- a CDS encoding peptide MFS transporter has protein sequence MQAILKNDVQQPNQSRKKHPPGLYMLFATEAWERFSYYGMRAILVLYLTATVVNGGLGVDKSTAMGIYGFFTGAVYITPMIGGYLTDRFIGRRLAITIGGILMALGNFSLFASQSLTALYIGLGLLIIGNGFFKPNISTIVGDLYEDNDPRRDGAFTIFYMGINVGAFFAPLVVGLMSYKYGFLTAAIGMIVGQLVFNLLGNRYLGDIGKEPTGKPEVTAGQKSAAPLTKREQKRTAAIVILAVFVIAFWAAFEQAGSSLTLYANDQIDRNVFGFEIPTAWFQSLNPLFIVILAPIMSALWYKLGSSKRGDLKTPTKMALGLVTVGLGFLVLLPAVMYTGNDTALKVNILFMIVTYFLHTLAELMISPVGLSMVSKIAPIKLASLLMGVWLASSAVANMVAGQLAAYTQSLGYLEIFSVIGFVTIGLGIVLLLISKPVAKLME, from the coding sequence ATGCAAGCAATATTAAAAAATGATGTTCAGCAGCCAAACCAGTCTAGGAAAAAGCATCCTCCAGGACTGTATATGCTGTTCGCGACTGAGGCATGGGAGCGCTTCAGCTATTACGGAATGAGAGCAATTCTTGTTCTTTACTTAACAGCAACTGTTGTAAACGGCGGGCTTGGAGTCGACAAATCTACGGCTATGGGCATATACGGATTCTTTACTGGTGCCGTTTATATTACGCCAATGATTGGCGGATACTTAACTGACCGTTTCATAGGCAGAAGATTGGCGATCACGATTGGTGGCATTTTAATGGCGCTTGGTAACTTTTCGCTATTCGCAAGTCAGAGTTTGACAGCGCTTTACATTGGTCTTGGTTTATTGATTATCGGTAATGGTTTCTTCAAGCCAAACATCTCGACAATTGTTGGTGATCTTTATGAAGACAACGATCCGCGTCGTGATGGAGCTTTCACCATCTTCTATATGGGTATTAACGTAGGGGCTTTCTTCGCACCATTAGTAGTTGGACTTATGAGTTATAAATATGGGTTCTTGACAGCAGCAATTGGCATGATTGTAGGGCAGTTAGTTTTCAACTTATTAGGCAATCGCTATTTAGGTGATATCGGTAAAGAACCTACTGGCAAACCGGAAGTTACAGCTGGTCAAAAATCAGCTGCACCGTTAACGAAAAGAGAACAAAAACGTACAGCGGCTATCGTTATTTTGGCAGTCTTCGTTATTGCGTTCTGGGCCGCTTTTGAGCAGGCTGGAAGTTCATTGACATTGTATGCTAATGACCAAATTGATCGGAATGTATTTGGTTTTGAGATTCCAACTGCCTGGTTCCAATCATTGAACCCATTATTCATCGTGATTTTAGCGCCAATTATGTCTGCTTTATGGTACAAGCTTGGCAGCTCAAAACGCGGTGACTTAAAAACTCCAACGAAGATGGCTCTTGGTTTAGTCACTGTTGGTTTAGGTTTCTTAGTACTGCTTCCTGCTGTTATGTATACAGGAAACGATACAGCGCTGAAAGTAAACATCCTGTTCATGATTGTAACGTATTTCCTTCATACATTAGCCGAATTAATGATTTCACCAGTTGGTTTATCAATGGTAAGTAAAATTGCTCCAATCAAGCTTGCTTCTCTTCTAATGGGAGTATGGCTGGCAAGTTCCGCGGTAGCTAATATGGTAGCCGGCCAGTTAGCTGCATATACGCAGTCTTTAGGTTACCTGGAAATCTTCAGTGTAATTGGTTTTGTAACAATTGGTTTAGGTATTGTATTATTGCTTATTTCGAAGCCAGTAGCAAAGCTGATGGAATAA
- a CDS encoding PadR family transcriptional regulator produces the protein MENLTEMLKGVLEGCVLEIISRGDSYGYEITRRLNEMGFTEVVEGTVYTILVRLEKKELVNIEKKRSEMGPPRKFYSLNNAGHEELEQFWKKWNFVSSKINILKGE, from the coding sequence ATGGAAAATTTAACAGAAATGCTCAAAGGTGTGTTGGAAGGTTGTGTGCTGGAAATTATCAGCCGGGGAGATTCTTACGGCTACGAGATTACCCGCCGCCTCAATGAAATGGGCTTTACAGAGGTTGTTGAGGGAACGGTCTACACCATTTTGGTGCGATTGGAAAAGAAAGAATTAGTGAATATCGAGAAAAAGCGTTCTGAAATGGGTCCTCCTCGCAAATTTTATTCATTAAATAATGCAGGACACGAGGAACTCGAACAATTTTGGAAAAAATGGAATTTTGTTTCATCAAAAATTAATATCCTAAAGGGGGAGTAA
- a CDS encoding sensor histidine kinase → MIASLMKSWTIWMKIGVILFGVFLLSWLGPDEIGLTDLLISLGEGEETGNTLMLAVFLLVSLNTVLALFHYIGALLLGDEIGDRLNRPWLKIIIPLIVIPLDYIVINAYYSLTYSFSAYALLLLLAVLLLQAFEKDRLKPIIKTIICSQLIFGIEWLNEIPSLSKYGFGQGSISKELKDIAVQIGFEQSLTLYSLTLCLIFVINAVILAVYFSLAEQKWRIKQELHYAQLEAMQSRSGREALYLVHDLKTPLTAIEGLNSLISLKVDDSKIKEYCQKISSSIHSVSDMISEILYDDKKHWCRIKDLVEYVEASRLSGTNLNLKVDFQTDPEIKILINKIRMTRALVNLIDNAYDAVNGIEDGKILLKVKTYENELWLGVSDNGKGISSKEQKKIWKAGFSTKSHPGMGLAFVRQVAKGHGASLEIDSKLGHGTTIWIKLAERSVSR, encoded by the coding sequence ATGATAGCTAGTCTTATGAAGTCTTGGACAATATGGATGAAAATTGGAGTAATTTTATTCGGGGTATTCTTACTATCGTGGTTGGGTCCTGACGAAATTGGTCTTACTGATTTGCTTATTTCATTAGGAGAAGGTGAAGAAACAGGAAATACGTTAATGCTTGCCGTTTTTTTGTTAGTGTCTTTAAATACAGTTTTAGCTTTGTTTCATTATATTGGTGCACTGCTGTTGGGAGACGAAATCGGTGATCGTTTAAACCGTCCATGGTTAAAAATTATCATTCCTCTTATTGTTATTCCTCTCGACTATATCGTGATAAATGCTTATTATTCTTTAACATACTCATTTAGCGCATATGCGTTGTTATTGTTGTTAGCAGTCTTATTATTGCAAGCCTTTGAAAAGGATAGGCTAAAGCCTATTATTAAAACGATTATTTGTTCTCAATTAATCTTTGGGATTGAATGGCTGAATGAGATTCCTTCTTTATCTAAATATGGATTTGGCCAAGGGTCGATTTCAAAGGAATTAAAAGATATAGCGGTTCAAATTGGATTTGAGCAATCTTTAACATTGTACAGTTTAACTTTGTGTTTAATTTTTGTTATTAATGCTGTTATTTTAGCTGTGTATTTTTCATTAGCTGAACAAAAGTGGCGGATAAAGCAAGAGCTTCATTATGCGCAGTTAGAAGCAATGCAGTCAAGATCAGGACGAGAAGCACTATATCTGGTCCATGATTTAAAAACACCTCTCACAGCAATTGAGGGGCTAAATTCTTTAATTAGTTTGAAAGTGGACGATTCTAAAATTAAAGAATATTGTCAAAAGATTTCATCATCGATTCATTCCGTTAGCGACATGATTTCCGAGATTTTATATGATGATAAAAAACATTGGTGCCGTATAAAGGATTTAGTTGAATACGTCGAAGCAAGCAGATTGAGCGGGACAAATCTTAATCTGAAGGTAGACTTTCAAACAGATCCTGAAATTAAAATTTTAATTAATAAAATCCGAATGACAAGGGCATTAGTGAATTTAATTGACAATGCTTACGATGCAGTGAATGGAATAGAAGATGGCAAGATTTTGCTTAAGGTAAAAACCTATGAAAATGAACTTTGGTTGGGCGTATCAGATAATGGGAAAGGGATTTCATCTAAAGAGCAGAAGAAAATATGGAAAGCTGGGTTTAGTACGAAATCGCATCCAGGGATGGGATTAGCTTTCGTACGACAAGTTGCTAAAGGACATGGTGCATCTTTAGAAATTGACAGCAAGCTTGGGCACGGGACAACAATTTGGATTAAACTAGCTGAGAGGAGTGTGTCAAGATGA
- a CDS encoding DUF2199 domain-containing protein has protein sequence MHEDVCIIDDEYFFIRGCIELPVIDGEGPFIWDVWVSLSETNFDKMMEYWEVEGRERDLKPMFGWLQTSIPCYPETLNLKTMVHTRPIGLRPSIELEPTQHPLSLEQREGLGFKRIKQIAEDLCNVEEKL, from the coding sequence ATGCATGAAGATGTGTGTATTATTGATGATGAGTATTTCTTTATTCGTGGCTGTATTGAACTTCCAGTAATAGATGGGGAAGGTCCTTTTATTTGGGATGTTTGGGTTTCATTAAGTGAAACGAATTTTGATAAAATGATGGAGTATTGGGAAGTTGAAGGCAGAGAAAGGGATTTGAAACCAATGTTTGGTTGGCTGCAAACTTCTATTCCTTGTTATCCTGAAACATTAAACTTAAAAACAATGGTTCACACTCGCCCAATAGGTTTACGTCCTTCTATAGAATTAGAACCAACACAACACCCGTTATCCTTAGAGCAAAGAGAAGGACTTGGATTTAAAAGAATAAAGCAGATAGCAGAAGATTTGTGTAATGTAGAAGAAAAATTATAA
- a CDS encoding IS110 family transposase: MNPVVGLDVAKEESQVQAFLDQSKPYGKSFSMKHTKEELDQFLDFLKEVEEVAGQMPMVILESTGHYHSPVIQYLEEQGILYILLNPIISYQAKKSSLRKVKTDAIDAYQLCVLYYKEDFEPHKIRGIQLLDLRNLSRQQEIVTNMYVEAKLQFHTILDQVFPEYRKVFGDLYSKVSLLMLKEYPTSEAVLTAGESRLAESVIEFCSSRSGEWAWEKAKKIMDSASRNPFQKNVYESHVINLRMYIELLFHYQGHLSDLEDRIVALANEMEEYKIIQSIPGIGEKIAATIISEIGEIDRFNHPKKLVAFAGVDPSVHSSGKFTATINRITKRGSSRLRHSLYLAVLCGIRSSRNKKLKAFYDKKKSEGKPAKVSIVACMNKLLHWIYALLSRKETFLDLA; encoded by the coding sequence ATGAATCCAGTTGTTGGTCTGGATGTGGCAAAAGAAGAGAGCCAAGTACAGGCATTTTTAGACCAATCTAAACCGTATGGGAAGAGCTTTTCAATGAAGCATACCAAGGAGGAATTGGATCAATTTTTAGACTTTCTAAAAGAAGTTGAAGAGGTGGCAGGGCAGATGCCTATGGTCATTTTAGAATCTACAGGGCATTACCATTCTCCCGTTATTCAATACTTGGAGGAACAAGGGATTCTATATATCTTACTAAATCCGATTATTTCTTATCAGGCAAAGAAGTCCAGTTTGCGGAAGGTAAAAACGGACGCAATCGATGCGTACCAGTTGTGTGTGCTGTATTACAAGGAGGATTTTGAACCTCATAAAATTAGAGGAATTCAGCTTTTAGACCTTCGTAATTTGTCAAGACAACAGGAAATCGTAACGAATATGTATGTGGAGGCTAAACTTCAGTTTCACACCATTTTAGATCAGGTGTTTCCTGAATACCGAAAGGTTTTTGGGGATCTATATTCGAAGGTTTCTTTATTGATGTTAAAGGAATATCCTACTTCAGAGGCGGTATTAACGGCCGGAGAAAGTAGACTAGCAGAGAGTGTAATAGAGTTCTGTTCTAGCAGATCGGGTGAATGGGCATGGGAAAAAGCAAAAAAAATAATGGATTCCGCATCTCGAAATCCATTTCAAAAAAACGTGTATGAAAGTCACGTAATCAATCTTCGTATGTATATTGAGTTGCTTTTTCATTACCAGGGACACCTTTCTGATTTGGAAGATCGTATAGTGGCCCTGGCAAATGAAATGGAAGAATATAAGATCATCCAATCGATTCCCGGTATAGGAGAAAAAATCGCAGCAACGATTATCTCTGAAATTGGTGAAATCGATCGGTTTAATCATCCGAAAAAACTGGTTGCCTTCGCTGGAGTGGATCCAAGTGTTCACTCATCGGGTAAGTTTACGGCAACCATTAATCGTATTACCAAAAGGGGTTCGAGCAGACTACGTCATTCTCTGTATCTTGCCGTACTATGCGGCATAAGAAGTTCAAGGAACAAAAAGCTTAAAGCATTCTATGATAAGAAAAAATCAGAAGGAAAACCTGCCAAAGTGTCAATCGTTGCCTGTATGAATAAGTTGCTTCATTGGATTTATGCTTTATTAAGCAGAAAAGAAACGTTCCTAGATTTAGCCTAA
- a CDS encoding DUF1048 domain-containing protein, with product MVNFIKKILDDKKEYKEMMARVEALPGDYPEAYKKICNYMWGFASGSGMDMLRVQYDLIDLFEAGAADGKDVLELTGEDVTAFANGLIDQAKRWDDKLRNNLNKSILNRVGKKK from the coding sequence ATGGTAAATTTCATCAAAAAGATACTTGACGACAAAAAAGAATATAAAGAAATGATGGCGCGTGTGGAAGCTTTGCCAGGCGACTACCCAGAAGCCTATAAAAAAATCTGCAACTATATGTGGGGTTTCGCCTCTGGAAGCGGCATGGATATGCTGAGAGTCCAGTACGATCTCATTGATTTGTTTGAAGCTGGTGCGGCAGATGGCAAAGACGTATTGGAATTGACAGGTGAAGACGTGACAGCATTCGCCAATGGACTTATCGACCAAGCGAAAAGATGGGATGATAAGTTACGCAATAATTTGAACAAAAGCATTCTGAATCGTGTGGGTAAGAAAAAATAA
- a CDS encoding multicopper oxidase family protein, whose translation MELKKFVDALPIPSIIRPKEIYKGKPLYDVRMIETLHKFHRDLPKTKVWGYNGLVPGPTFNIEKNQPIYVRWTNHLPKKHFLPVDKTIHGASHNPEVRTVVHLHGSPSEPASDGHPEAWFTRKFRQTGPHFMKEIYHYTNRERAAALWYHDHALGITRLNVYAGLAGLYFVRDEQERLLSLPKGKYEVPLMIQDKTFNPDGSLFYPSQPDNPSPNLPYPSIVPSFLGDTITVNGKVWPFLKVEPRKYRFRLLNASNTRTYKFQLSNLRPFYLIGTDGGLLSRRIKVESLDVAPAERIDIIVDFSGLEGQKVILQDGFELENPTGEIMEFKVNKSLSCPDQSRVPSHLSHIDPIPLNKVKKIRRLTLNDSQDEFGRPMLLFDDKEWMDPATETPLLHSVEIWELVNLTPGIHPIHVHLVNFRVLDRYDQNGNLVAPLPADFGLKDTVLVGPGETVRIIMKFQPFSGDYVWHCHRLEHEDHDMMRPLKIISSNLNRHKLN comes from the coding sequence TTGGAATTAAAAAAATTTGTTGATGCTCTTCCGATTCCTTCAATAATCAGACCAAAGGAAATATATAAAGGTAAGCCGCTTTATGATGTGCGCATGATTGAAACACTACACAAGTTTCATAGAGATTTACCTAAAACGAAGGTATGGGGCTATAATGGTCTAGTACCAGGTCCAACTTTTAATATAGAAAAAAATCAACCTATATATGTGAGATGGACAAACCATTTACCAAAAAAACATTTTTTACCAGTTGATAAAACCATTCACGGAGCCAGTCACAATCCAGAAGTAAGAACCGTTGTGCACTTGCACGGAAGCCCATCAGAACCAGCTAGTGATGGTCATCCTGAAGCATGGTTTACAAGAAAATTTCGGCAAACCGGTCCGCACTTTATGAAAGAAATCTATCATTATACGAATCGAGAACGAGCAGCTGCCCTTTGGTATCATGACCATGCACTTGGGATTACCCGTCTGAATGTGTATGCAGGTCTTGCAGGACTTTACTTCGTTCGCGATGAGCAAGAAAGGTTACTGTCACTTCCAAAGGGTAAATACGAGGTACCTCTGATGATTCAAGATAAAACATTTAATCCAGACGGTTCGCTCTTTTATCCTTCACAACCAGACAATCCATCCCCTAATTTACCGTATCCTTCAATTGTTCCTTCGTTTTTAGGGGATACCATTACAGTTAACGGGAAAGTCTGGCCATTTTTAAAAGTTGAGCCCCGCAAATACAGATTCCGTTTATTAAACGCTTCCAATACTCGAACATACAAGTTCCAATTAAGCAACCTGCGTCCTTTCTATTTAATTGGAACTGATGGTGGCCTTCTTTCCCGGCGAATTAAAGTAGAAAGTTTGGATGTTGCACCAGCTGAACGCATCGACATCATTGTTGATTTCTCAGGGTTAGAAGGGCAAAAAGTAATATTACAAGATGGTTTTGAATTAGAAAATCCAACCGGCGAGATAATGGAATTCAAAGTAAATAAATCTTTATCTTGCCCTGATCAGAGCAGAGTTCCATCTCACTTAAGCCACATTGACCCTATTCCATTAAATAAAGTAAAAAAGATAAGACGATTAACATTAAATGACTCACAAGACGAATTTGGACGTCCTATGCTTTTATTTGACGATAAAGAATGGATGGACCCAGCAACAGAAACACCATTACTTCATTCTGTTGAAATATGGGAGTTAGTGAATTTAACCCCTGGAATTCATCCTATTCATGTACATCTGGTTAATTTTCGTGTCCTTGATCGTTACGATCAGAATGGAAACTTGGTGGCTCCTCTCCCGGCTGATTTCGGTTTAAAAGATACCGTCCTAGTAGGTCCTGGAGAAACCGTACGAATCATCATGAAGTTTCAGCCATTCTCTGGAGACTATGTATGGCACTGTCATCGTTTAGAGCATGAAGACCATGACATGATGAGACCGTTAAAAATCATATCTTCCAATCTCAATAGACACAAATTAAACTGA
- a CDS encoding DUF5067 domain-containing protein, which produces MGNGENMKQYDVVRIIKDDPNNEFTKGQVGTILEVYEDNNYEVEIADKDGITLFLDAISGDYLQQKRWNNIENIRTIFTKKVTLIIIKLKHKEKCNMMKKTLILISALTLSIIAGCGNQEEGTKNGSDSANKEATTENTNEEKETNNDLYFKDNEAKLNDLKIKITETKVIQAGEKGNEYGEKPVFAIWYETTNLSDKEIDPTTGWTAVFEAVQDNDPNAVNTLEVGGLPDDQFLDSQLETIKKDGTVKNAVAYELDDLETPVTLIATQGIGGDKLGEQTFNIK; this is translated from the coding sequence TTGGGAAATGGTGAAAATATGAAACAATATGATGTTGTAAGGATAATTAAAGATGATCCCAATAATGAGTTTACTAAAGGACAAGTAGGCACTATCCTAGAGGTTTATGAGGATAACAATTATGAAGTAGAGATTGCTGATAAAGATGGGATAACTCTATTCTTGGATGCAATATCAGGAGATTACTTACAACAAAAAAGGTGGAATAATATAGAAAACATTAGGACTATATTCACAAAAAAAGTTACACTAATAATAATCAAATTAAAACATAAGGAGAAATGTAACATGATGAAAAAAACTTTAATATTAATTTCTGCACTAACACTATCTATAATTGCTGGTTGTGGCAATCAAGAAGAAGGAACGAAAAATGGTTCTGATTCTGCAAATAAAGAAGCAACTACAGAAAATACAAATGAAGAAAAAGAGACGAATAATGATCTCTATTTCAAAGATAATGAAGCAAAATTAAATGACTTAAAAATTAAAATTACAGAAACTAAAGTTATTCAAGCTGGTGAAAAAGGAAATGAATATGGTGAAAAACCTGTATTTGCAATTTGGTATGAAACAACTAATTTAAGTGATAAAGAGATTGACCCTACTACTGGATGGACGGCAGTATTTGAAGCAGTACAAGACAATGATCCTAATGCAGTCAATACTCTTGAAGTTGGTGGCCTTCCAGATGACCAATTTCTCGATTCTCAATTAGAAACAATTAAAAAAGATGGTACAGTTAAAAATGCAGTAGCTTATGAATTAGATGATTTAGAAACACCTGTAACATTAATTGCTACACAAGGTATTGGTGGCGATAAATTAGGTGAACAAACTTTTAATATTAAATAA
- a CDS encoding tyrosine-type recombinase/integrase — MTGKEEILDNKQILHSFAEWLMGQNKSDGTIKTYVGVISQLLQWFKDEAEEIEKSHVQSYLDDMEQSNKSAGTIEKHYSAITMFSRFLDKPEIVLNIDRKAKEKKEDPPKALNMLEQAALLKEIEASGHFRNIAIVYTMIHTGIRVSELCDLNHSDIQKEGERQYILIRDSKGDIDRKIPLSMTASEKIKAYKEFLNMETEAIFISSVNQRITPRSVQYMLNKYNATPHKLRNTFCQTLIDKGIDLQTVSKLMGHKDLNMTKRYIGEGKEELESAIENTFDN, encoded by the coding sequence ATGACCGGTAAAGAAGAAATCCTGGACAATAAACAAATTCTTCATTCTTTTGCGGAATGGTTAATGGGTCAAAATAAATCCGATGGTACGATTAAAACCTATGTGGGAGTTATCTCCCAGCTTCTTCAATGGTTTAAAGATGAGGCGGAAGAGATTGAAAAATCCCATGTCCAATCCTATTTAGACGATATGGAACAGTCAAACAAGAGTGCAGGAACGATTGAAAAGCATTATTCAGCCATTACCATGTTTTCCAGGTTCCTTGATAAACCCGAAATCGTCCTCAACATCGATCGTAAAGCAAAGGAAAAGAAAGAAGATCCGCCAAAAGCCCTGAACATGCTTGAGCAAGCTGCTCTCCTAAAAGAAATCGAGGCCTCTGGGCATTTCAGGAATATTGCCATTGTCTACACAATGATTCATACGGGTATCCGGGTGTCCGAACTTTGTGATTTGAACCATAGCGACATTCAAAAAGAGGGAGAAAGGCAATATATCCTCATCCGGGATTCAAAGGGTGATATAGACAGGAAGATTCCACTTTCCATGACTGCTAGTGAAAAGATCAAGGCATACAAGGAATTTTTAAATATGGAAACGGAGGCCATCTTCATATCCAGTGTGAATCAGCGCATCACGCCAAGGTCCGTGCAATATATGCTGAATAAATATAATGCGACTCCCCATAAGCTGCGGAATACGTTTTGCCAAACATTAATCGATAAGGGGATAGACCTTCAAACCGTTTCAAAATTGATGGGGCATAAAGATTTGAACATGACCAAACGTTATATAGGAGAAGGAAAAGAAGAATTGGAATCAGCCATTGAAAATACTTTTGATAATTAA